One window of Dysgonomonas mossii genomic DNA carries:
- a CDS encoding sialidase family protein: MKYTALFLSVLLSFTACQSETKNTPEEEIESTVDGIRIAWDYSSMQQLAERGGYPRLLRMQDNSLIAIFETRTGSVEFRRSYDEGHTWSSAVTVFPRFTYQGKDGESTIVNIANAEITQLQNGDIIAACNYRPAKPEIAPYSIVIRRSTDNGATWLPAQVLYNAAPRFNDGCWEPSFLQLPDGEVQIYFANENPYQQSDEQEISLLRSADNGATWSDAQMVSFRKNRRDGMPVARILGDEIVVVIEDNNVDRFKPYTVRTKLKDNWVKPVLADSPHREYALAEKIDNSVYMGAPYLLKLPTGETLISYQTNEKRASDWEYSTLEVAIGDKSARNFTKRTRPFDVPLDKEAKWNSLALWDENTVVAFASSNFNSKEVAPWLIKGYIIPELKVATKDITTYPLFVGAKGETNLRAGLGTDEENLYVECKVNDNKLYGSQSSDADGVYVYLSDGMESMRVWCSYQGNTEVSELKKGVWYTKMASDVQAVSSTNDKGYDLKIIIPKKYIKSGSGKDLRLALGLSAYSDAVNGYKEMLANSEENKPNTWLKVSLLN; encoded by the coding sequence ATGAAATATACAGCTTTATTCTTATCCGTATTGTTGTCTTTCACTGCCTGTCAGTCGGAGACAAAGAATACTCCCGAAGAAGAGATCGAAAGTACAGTAGATGGTATCCGCATAGCTTGGGACTACAGTTCCATGCAGCAGCTTGCCGAGCGGGGAGGTTATCCGCGCTTGCTCAGGATGCAGGATAATTCGTTGATTGCCATCTTTGAAACACGAACAGGTAGTGTGGAATTTCGCCGTAGCTACGATGAAGGACACACATGGTCGTCGGCGGTAACCGTATTCCCCCGATTTACTTATCAAGGCAAAGATGGAGAATCTACAATAGTGAATATCGCAAACGCAGAGATAACACAGTTGCAGAATGGCGACATTATTGCCGCTTGCAACTATCGCCCTGCAAAGCCCGAAATAGCACCTTACTCCATTGTGATAAGGCGCAGCACCGACAACGGAGCTACATGGCTGCCGGCACAGGTGCTATACAATGCAGCTCCACGTTTCAACGATGGATGTTGGGAACCCTCGTTCCTGCAATTGCCCGACGGGGAGGTGCAGATATATTTTGCAAATGAAAATCCGTATCAGCAATCCGACGAACAGGAGATATCCCTGCTTCGATCTGCCGACAATGGAGCTACATGGAGCGATGCCCAAATGGTATCCTTCCGCAAAAACAGGCGTGATGGTATGCCGGTAGCCCGAATATTGGGCGACGAAATAGTAGTGGTTATAGAAGATAACAACGTAGACCGCTTTAAACCATACACAGTGCGTACAAAACTGAAAGATAATTGGGTGAAACCTGTATTGGCAGACTCTCCACACAGAGAATACGCCCTTGCTGAGAAGATAGACAATTCGGTATATATGGGTGCTCCCTATCTGCTGAAACTCCCTACAGGCGAAACTTTGATTTCGTATCAGACAAACGAAAAACGAGCCTCCGACTGGGAATACTCCACACTCGAAGTAGCGATAGGAGATAAGTCGGCTCGCAATTTCACGAAACGAACACGTCCTTTTGATGTGCCGCTCGATAAAGAAGCAAAATGGAACTCTTTGGCACTATGGGACGAAAATACGGTTGTAGCTTTTGCTTCATCCAATTTCAACTCCAAAGAGGTAGCGCCTTGGCTTATCAAGGGATATATTATTCCTGAACTAAAGGTTGCTACAAAAGATATTACCACTTATCCCTTGTTTGTAGGGGCAAAGGGCGAAACAAATCTTCGTGCGGGGTTAGGCACAGACGAGGAAAACCTGTATGTCGAATGCAAGGTTAATGATAATAAATTATATGGTTCGCAAAGCTCTGATGCTGATGGTGTATATGTTTATCTCAGCGATGGAATGGAGTCGATGAGAGTATGGTGCAGCTATCAGGGTAATACAGAAGTAAGTGAACTGAAAAAGGGGGTGTGGTATACCAAAATGGCAAGTGATGTGCAGGCGGTTTCCTCTACCAATGATAAAGGCTACGATCTGAAGATCATCATTCCTAAGAAGTATATAAAGTCTGGCAGTGGCAAAGACTTAAGATTAGCATTGGGATTATCAGCCTATAGCGATGCTGTAAATGGTTACAAAGAAATGCTCGCAAATAGCGAAGAAAATAAACCGAATACATGGCTGAAAGTAAGTTTGTTAAATTAA